A part of Sulfurifustis variabilis genomic DNA contains:
- a CDS encoding EVE domain-containing protein, protein MQYWLMKSEPDVFSIDDLKARPGKTEHWDGVRNFQARNFMQAMRRGDLAFFYHSSCPEPGVAGVVEIVREAYPDFSAWDPKSAYRDARSRPDKPVWYMVDVRYKRKLKRLVPLAELRENRALARMRLLARGNRLSIMPVTPEEWKAILEMELS, encoded by the coding sequence ATGCAGTACTGGTTGATGAAGTCCGAGCCCGACGTCTTCTCGATCGACGACCTGAAGGCGCGGCCGGGGAAAACCGAGCACTGGGACGGCGTGCGCAACTTCCAGGCGCGCAACTTCATGCAGGCCATGCGCCGGGGCGATCTCGCCTTCTTCTACCATTCGAGCTGCCCCGAACCGGGCGTCGCCGGCGTCGTCGAGATCGTGCGCGAGGCCTATCCCGACTTCAGCGCCTGGGACCCGAAGAGCGCCTACCGGGACGCCCGAAGCCGCCCGGACAAGCCCGTGTGGTACATGGTGGACGTGCGCTACAAGCGAAAGCTCAAGCGCCTCGTGCCACTCGCGGAGCTGCGCGAGAACCGCGCGCTCGCCCGAATGCGCCTGCTCGCTCGCGGTAACCGCCTGTCGATCATGCCGGTCACCCCCGAGGAATGGAAAGCCATCCTCGAGATGGAGCTGTCCTAG
- the pepP gene encoding Xaa-Pro aminopeptidase: MDLRVFERRRKELMNHMSEGVAILPTAPVRNRNRDVDYPFRPDSDFYYLTHFPEPEAVAVLVPGREHGEYILFCREKNPEKEIWEGRRAGLEGARSLYGADDAFPIADIDEILPGLLENREKVFYSIGRYAEFDARMMRWVNEVRGKARTGVHAPGEFVDLNHILHEMRLIKDAEEIRLMRRAAKISAAAHRRAMHSCRPGLHEYEIEAELLYEFRRGGSEFPAYPPIVGGGANGCILHYTENGAELRDGELLLIDAGAELDGYAADITRTFPVNGRYSGEQRAIYEIVLAAQRAAIDQVKPGRHWNEPHDNAVRILTQGLKDLGLLSGDVDAHIEKGDYKRFYMHRTGHWLGMDVHDVGDYKVEDAWRLLEPGMVLTVEPGLYIAEGSDIPERFWNTGIRIEDDVLVTREGNEVLSRDAPKSVDEIEALMREGAARGRAQVSVGR, encoded by the coding sequence ATGGATTTGAGAGTTTTCGAACGTCGTCGCAAGGAGCTCATGAATCACATGAGCGAGGGCGTGGCCATTCTGCCGACGGCGCCCGTACGCAACCGCAACCGGGACGTGGACTATCCGTTCCGCCCGGACAGCGACTTCTATTACCTCACGCACTTTCCGGAGCCCGAGGCGGTCGCGGTGCTGGTGCCGGGACGCGAGCACGGCGAGTACATCCTTTTCTGCCGGGAAAAGAACCCCGAGAAGGAGATCTGGGAGGGCCGCCGCGCCGGTCTCGAGGGCGCGCGCTCGCTCTACGGGGCCGACGACGCATTCCCGATCGCCGACATCGACGAGATACTGCCCGGTCTGCTCGAGAACCGCGAGAAGGTTTTCTACTCGATCGGCCGGTACGCGGAATTCGACGCCCGCATGATGCGCTGGGTCAACGAGGTGCGCGGCAAGGCGCGCACCGGCGTGCACGCGCCGGGGGAGTTCGTCGATCTGAACCACATCCTGCACGAAATGCGCCTCATCAAGGATGCGGAGGAGATCCGGCTGATGCGGCGTGCGGCGAAGATCTCGGCCGCGGCGCATCGGCGCGCCATGCACTCGTGCCGCCCGGGTCTGCATGAGTACGAGATCGAGGCGGAGCTTCTGTACGAGTTCCGCAGGGGCGGGTCGGAATTCCCGGCGTATCCGCCGATCGTAGGGGGCGGTGCGAACGGCTGCATTCTGCACTACACCGAGAACGGTGCGGAGCTGCGCGATGGCGAGCTGCTCCTGATCGACGCCGGCGCCGAGCTCGACGGATATGCCGCGGACATCACGCGCACCTTTCCGGTGAATGGACGCTACAGCGGAGAGCAGCGCGCGATCTACGAGATCGTGCTTGCGGCGCAGCGGGCAGCGATTGACCAGGTGAAGCCGGGTCGACACTGGAACGAGCCGCACGACAACGCGGTGCGCATCCTCACCCAGGGGCTCAAGGACCTCGGTCTTCTGAGCGGCGACGTGGACGCGCATATCGAGAAGGGCGACTACAAGCGCTTCTACATGCACCGCACCGGGCATTGGCTCGGCATGGACGTTCACGACGTCGGTGATTACAAGGTCGAGGACGCCTGGCGCCTGCTCGAGCCCGGCATGGTGCTTACGGTGGAGCCCGGGCTATACATCGCGGAGGGTTCGGACATTCCGGAGCGATTCTGGAATACCGGCATCCGCATCGAGGACGACGTGCTCGTGACGCGGGAGGGCAACGAGGTGCTTTCACGCGACGCGCCCAAATCGGTCGACGAGATCGAGGCGCTCATGCGCGAAGGCGCCGCGCGCGGCCGCGCGCAGGTCTCGGTCGGACGCTGA
- a CDS encoding cell division protein ZapA, whose protein sequence is MKESTDGVVVNLLGKEFMVACPPAERDSLIAAAAYLDRKMREIQGSGRVIGTERTAIMAALNIAHELVELRTHGGLSEGMSQKLKFLQSKIDAALRRDAHPSQ, encoded by the coding sequence ATGAAAGAATCCACTGACGGCGTGGTCGTCAATCTCCTCGGCAAGGAATTCATGGTCGCGTGTCCGCCTGCGGAGCGCGACTCGTTGATCGCAGCCGCCGCTTACCTCGACCGCAAGATGCGCGAGATCCAGGGAAGCGGCCGCGTCATCGGAACCGAACGCACGGCGATCATGGCGGCGCTGAATATCGCCCATGAGCTCGTCGAGCTTCGCACGCACGGCGGCCTGTCGGAAGGCATGAGCCAGAAGCTCAAGTTTCTACAAAGCAAAATCGATGCCGCGCTGCGGCGGGATGCGCACCCTTCCCAATAG
- a CDS encoding 5-formyltetrahydrofolate cyclo-ligase: MRAHRAPALPRSVASADPKSDLRRALRAKRRALTATEQRRASARLAANLSRMRLFRVSRRIAAYLPNDGEIDPGDILERAWRMKKKVYLPVLSRLRHDRLWFAEASPGMELRPNRFGIPEPVVKASALVRAGELDLVLLPLVAFDERGNRIGMGGGFYDKSLAFLRYRTLLTKPHVIGLAHDFQRVDRLPVDPWDVRLAGVVTDEGVYTARS; the protein is encoded by the coding sequence GTGCGCGCGCACCGCGCACCCGCCCTTCCCCGTAGCGTGGCTTCCGCCGATCCGAAATCCGACCTGCGCCGCGCGCTGCGCGCCAAGCGACGTGCGTTGACGGCGACCGAGCAGCGGCGGGCGTCCGCGCGTCTCGCTGCAAATCTGTCGCGCATGCGACTCTTTCGCGTGTCCCGCCGGATCGCGGCTTATCTGCCGAACGACGGAGAGATCGACCCGGGCGACATTCTGGAGCGCGCGTGGCGCATGAAGAAGAAAGTGTACTTGCCGGTGCTGTCGCGCCTGCGTCACGATCGGCTCTGGTTCGCGGAAGCCTCGCCCGGCATGGAGCTCCGCCCCAACCGATTCGGCATCCCGGAACCCGTGGTGAAGGCGTCGGCGCTCGTGCGCGCCGGGGAGCTCGATCTCGTGCTCCTGCCACTGGTCGCGTTCGACGAGCGCGGCAACCGCATCGGCATGGGCGGAGGCTTTTACGACAAGAGCCTCGCCTTTCTGCGGTATCGCACGCTGCTCACGAAGCCGCACGTCATCGGGCTGGCGCATGACTTTCAGCGCGTCGACCGGCTGCCGGTCGATCCCTGGGACGTGCGGCTCGCCGGCGTCGTTACCGACGAAGGCGTCTACACGGCCCGCTCGTAA
- a CDS encoding UPF0149 family protein produces the protein MSTAEPIGPDYAQLTEALSSADVDMSAAEAHGLLTGAIVSPSPPAPARLFFGTGDGFSSPGGRQLLAALEDAARETEYRLRGMEFGFEPMLPAEASLDQRVEALADWCRGFIYGIAAGGVRDPGALNGDAGEFLGDALQISEAETSPDESEEEQERDLAEIVEYVRIGVQLVYEELHGRPDPLSTDPGPE, from the coding sequence GTGAGCACGGCCGAGCCGATCGGCCCGGACTACGCGCAACTGACGGAAGCCCTGTCATCCGCCGATGTCGACATGAGCGCAGCGGAGGCACACGGTTTGCTGACCGGCGCGATCGTCTCGCCGTCGCCGCCGGCGCCGGCGCGCCTCTTCTTCGGCACCGGCGACGGATTTTCCTCACCCGGAGGCCGGCAGCTGCTCGCCGCCCTCGAGGATGCGGCACGCGAAACCGAGTATCGGCTGCGCGGGATGGAGTTCGGTTTCGAGCCGATGCTGCCCGCCGAGGCAAGTCTCGACCAACGCGTCGAGGCGCTGGCCGATTGGTGTCGCGGCTTCATCTACGGCATCGCCGCGGGGGGCGTGCGGGATCCGGGCGCGCTCAATGGCGACGCGGGCGAATTCCTCGGCGACGCGCTCCAGATCAGCGAGGCAGAGACGAGCCCCGACGAGAGCGAGGAAGAGCAGGAGCGCGATCTCGCCGAGATCGTGGAGTACGTCCGTATCGGCGTGCAGCTGGTATACGAGGAGCTGCACGGAAGGCCGGACCCGCTGTCCACCGATCCCGGCCCGGAATGA
- a CDS encoding PA2778 family cysteine peptidase gives MRSGKAARRLPGGLVLFCLWIAGCSTPMTAELVAKRPDLSPRVELDRVPFFPQDAYQCGPAALATVLAAAGVETTAEALVPQVYLPDRRGSLQIELVAAVRRHDRVPYVLAPRLESLLAEVAAGNPVLVLQNLALPWYPKWHYAVVVGYDVDRAEIVLRSGLERRHVVPLGVFERTWRRGNHWAMVALVPDRLPRTAEETSYLQSVAALERLGRNREAERAYRAALARWPLSLAARMGLGNSLYAAGDLEGAERAYREVTEAHPNAGAAFNNLAQTLADQGRFAAAEAAANRAVALGGPLAETFRATLSEIRRRAGNAAAD, from the coding sequence ATGCGCTCCGGAAAGGCCGCCCGGCGATTGCCGGGCGGCCTTGTGCTGTTCTGTCTCTGGATTGCCGGCTGCTCCACGCCGATGACGGCGGAACTGGTGGCGAAGCGGCCCGATCTCTCTCCGCGCGTCGAGCTCGATCGCGTTCCGTTCTTTCCCCAGGACGCCTACCAGTGCGGGCCGGCCGCGCTGGCGACCGTGCTCGCCGCGGCGGGCGTGGAGACGACCGCCGAGGCACTGGTTCCGCAAGTGTACCTGCCCGATCGCCGCGGCAGTCTGCAGATCGAGCTCGTGGCTGCCGTCCGCCGCCACGATCGGGTGCCGTACGTGCTCGCTCCCCGGCTCGAATCGCTGCTCGCCGAAGTCGCGGCGGGGAACCCGGTCCTCGTGCTGCAGAATCTCGCTCTCCCCTGGTACCCGAAATGGCACTACGCCGTCGTCGTGGGCTATGACGTGGACCGTGCCGAGATCGTCCTGCGCTCGGGGCTCGAACGCCGGCACGTCGTCCCGCTCGGGGTATTCGAGCGCACCTGGCGCCGGGGGAATCACTGGGCGATGGTCGCGCTCGTCCCGGATCGACTGCCGCGCACCGCCGAGGAAACGTCCTATCTGCAGTCAGTCGCGGCGCTCGAGCGACTCGGGCGCAACCGTGAAGCCGAGCGGGCGTACCGTGCGGCCCTCGCACGATGGCCGCTCAGCCTCGCTGCGCGAATGGGCCTCGGGAACAGCCTCTACGCGGCGGGTGATCTGGAAGGCGCGGAGCGGGCCTACCGGGAGGTCACCGAGGCGCACCCGAACGCGGGCGCGGCCTTCAACAACCTCGCCCAAACCCTCGCCGATCAGGGTCGTTTCGCCGCCGCCGAGGCGGCGGCCAACCGTGCGGTCGCCCTCGGTGGACCGCTCGCCGAAACGTTTCGTGCCACGCTCAGCGAGATCCGTCGCCGCGCCGGGAATGCGGCCGCCGACTGA
- a CDS encoding TIGR00282 family metallophosphoesterase, producing MNLLFIGDVMGAPGRRAIAANLPALRERLKLDIVIANGENAANGYGITGEVARDLFGLGVDVITNGNHAWDKRDALGYILTEPRLLRPHNYPPGTPGSGWYVAEARGRAVGVLNVMGTVYMHPTLDCPFRAVDEALAARPEGVKVVLVDFHAETTSEKWAMAWHLNGRVSAVVGTHTHVPTADERVLPGGTAYITDVGMSGCYDSVIGMDTEKTLKRLMHKLPERFETAQGKGTLCAVYIDIDENTGRSRTIRRICLDE from the coding sequence ATGAACCTTCTTTTCATTGGCGACGTCATGGGCGCGCCCGGTCGTCGTGCGATCGCGGCCAACCTCCCGGCACTGCGCGAGCGGCTAAAGCTCGACATCGTCATCGCCAACGGCGAAAACGCGGCAAACGGCTACGGGATCACGGGTGAGGTCGCTCGCGATCTCTTCGGGCTCGGCGTCGATGTGATCACGAACGGAAACCACGCGTGGGACAAGCGCGATGCGCTCGGGTACATCCTCACCGAACCGCGCCTGCTGCGTCCGCACAACTATCCTCCCGGGACGCCGGGAAGCGGCTGGTACGTTGCCGAGGCGCGCGGACGGGCGGTCGGCGTGCTCAATGTCATGGGTACCGTATACATGCATCCCACGCTCGACTGTCCGTTTCGCGCGGTCGATGAGGCGCTCGCCGCCAGGCCCGAGGGCGTCAAAGTGGTGCTCGTCGACTTCCACGCCGAAACGACGAGCGAGAAGTGGGCCATGGCCTGGCACCTGAATGGCCGCGTGAGCGCCGTCGTGGGGACACACACGCATGTCCCGACCGCCGACGAGCGCGTGCTGCCCGGAGGCACCGCCTACATCACGGACGTGGGCATGAGCGGGTGTTACGACTCGGTCATCGGCATGGATACCGAGAAGACGCTCAAGCGCCTGATGCATAAGCTGCCCGAACGCTTCGAAACCGCCCAGGGCAAGGGGACGCTGTGCGCGGTTTACATCGACATCGACGAGAACACGGGAAGGAGCCGGACGATCCGGCGCATCTGTCTGGACGAGTAA
- a CDS encoding PA2779 family protein yields the protein MTSKRPRTTETLLMDTLRRLSRPLSHLVVLGLLALSVHVPAAQAAIVTTDAIVSAQQADEDRARVKGLLDREDVKRRLAAAGVNPTDVAARVDALSDTEVHALAGKMDELPAGGDALGVLVFVFVVLLITDILGFTDIFPFVKKPVRR from the coding sequence ATGACCAGCAAACGCCCCCGGACCACGGAGACCTTGCTCATGGACACGCTTCGTCGCCTATCCCGCCCGTTGAGCCACCTCGTCGTACTCGGCCTTCTCGCCCTCTCGGTACACGTGCCCGCCGCACAGGCGGCGATCGTGACGACCGACGCGATCGTCAGCGCTCAACAGGCAGACGAGGATCGCGCACGCGTCAAGGGATTGCTGGATCGCGAGGACGTCAAGCGGCGTCTCGCGGCTGCCGGTGTGAACCCGACGGACGTCGCCGCCCGCGTCGACGCCCTGAGCGATACCGAGGTGCACGCGCTTGCCGGAAAGATGGACGAGTTGCCCGCGGGAGGCGACGCGCTCGGCGTGCTCGTCTTCGTCTTCGTGGTGCTGCTCATTACCGACATCCTCGGCTTCACGGACATCTTCCCCTTCGTGAAGAAACCCGTGCGGCGCTGA
- a CDS encoding TIGR02449 family protein → MESDDIKQLESRIDQLIQACQRLKSENASLQSERQELDAEHAKLVEKTRIARERIESMIDRLKALERG, encoded by the coding sequence GTGGAAAGCGACGACATCAAGCAGCTCGAAAGCCGCATTGACCAGTTGATCCAGGCCTGTCAGCGCCTCAAGAGCGAGAACGCCTCGCTCCAGAGCGAGCGACAGGAACTGGACGCCGAGCATGCGAAGCTCGTCGAGAAGACGCGCATCGCGCGTGAGCGCATCGAATCCATGATCGACCGACTCAAGGCGCTGGAGCGCGGCTGA
- a CDS encoding peptidylprolyl isomerase, with amino-acid sequence MKLFARLAVLCSLAALPFAGHAEEARPAAHPKVRLTTSAGVIELELDGMRAPVSVANFLRYVDRGFYDGTVFHRVIPGFMIQGGGFETGMKQKKTDEPIQNEADNGLRNVAGTVAMARTMEPHSASAQFFINTVDNPSLDHRDKSRQGWGYAVFGKVTRGMDVVKKIESVPTGRFGPFENVPREPVVIRKAERVAR; translated from the coding sequence ATGAAGCTGTTCGCGCGCCTTGCCGTGCTGTGCTCTCTTGCGGCCCTGCCCTTCGCCGGCCACGCGGAGGAAGCCCGTCCGGCAGCCCACCCCAAGGTGCGATTGACGACGAGCGCCGGAGTGATCGAGCTCGAGCTGGACGGCATGCGCGCCCCCGTTTCGGTCGCGAACTTCCTGCGTTACGTCGACAGGGGTTTCTACGACGGAACCGTCTTCCATCGCGTGATCCCGGGATTCATGATCCAGGGCGGCGGCTTCGAGACCGGAATGAAACAGAAGAAGACCGATGAGCCGATCCAGAACGAGGCGGACAACGGTCTCCGGAACGTCGCCGGGACGGTCGCCATGGCACGCACCATGGAGCCGCATTCGGCATCGGCGCAATTCTTCATCAACACCGTGGACAATCCCTCGCTCGACCACCGCGACAAGTCGAGGCAGGGCTGGGGCTATGCGGTGTTCGGCAAGGTGACGCGGGGCATGGACGTCGTGAAGAAGATCGAGTCGGTGCCGACCGGACGCTTCGGCCCGTTCGAGAACGTCCCCAGGGAACCGGTGGTGATCCGCAAGGCGGAGCGCGTCGCGAGGTGA
- the ubiH gene encoding 2-octaprenyl-6-methoxyphenyl hydroxylase, which produces MRSDFDILIVGGGLVGASLACALRGGPYSIGVVEAVPLASAMQPSYDDRHLALAFGSRRIFEGIGVWIAIEPRVSPIRRIHISDRGRFGVARLEAREAGLPALGYVVTARELGAALLAVLEREPAIELRCPARVEAIAFEASGARVTIRRNEQTEILSARLVVAADGADSPVREMAGIAARRIEYGQTAVVSNVAPGLPHRDTAYERFTDSGPLAVLPAGPDRCAVVWSARTEEASEILAWDDDTFRAALQERFGQRLGPFGRIGARRAYPLALTRVDEHVRSRLALIGNAAHTVHPVAGQGFNLGLRDVAALAELLLEAHVSGRDPGELALLERYAAWRRRDNRVTAGFTHSLIRLFSNDYLPIALARNAALVAIDLLPAIKRRLIRVTSGQSGRLPRLALGLPLTGADDGGR; this is translated from the coding sequence GTGAGATCCGATTTCGACATCCTGATCGTGGGCGGCGGGCTCGTCGGCGCCAGCCTGGCCTGCGCGCTTCGCGGCGGGCCGTACTCGATCGGCGTGGTCGAGGCCGTTCCCCTCGCCTCCGCGATGCAGCCGAGCTACGACGACCGGCATCTCGCGCTCGCCTTTGGTTCGCGCCGCATTTTCGAGGGCATAGGGGTCTGGATCGCCATCGAACCGCGCGTCTCGCCCATACGACGCATCCATATCTCGGACCGTGGCCGCTTTGGCGTCGCCCGACTGGAGGCGCGGGAGGCGGGCCTTCCTGCGCTGGGTTACGTCGTCACCGCCCGCGAGTTGGGCGCGGCGCTGCTCGCGGTGCTCGAGCGCGAGCCCGCCATCGAGCTGCGTTGCCCGGCCCGCGTCGAGGCGATCGCGTTCGAGGCGTCCGGGGCCCGGGTCACGATACGCCGGAACGAACAGACCGAGATCCTGTCGGCGCGGCTCGTGGTGGCGGCGGACGGGGCGGACTCGCCCGTCCGCGAGATGGCGGGTATCGCGGCGCGGCGCATCGAGTACGGGCAGACCGCCGTCGTCAGCAACGTCGCTCCCGGGCTGCCGCATCGCGATACCGCTTACGAGCGCTTCACCGACTCCGGCCCACTCGCCGTTCTGCCCGCGGGACCGGACCGCTGCGCGGTCGTGTGGAGCGCGCGCACCGAAGAAGCGAGCGAGATACTGGCGTGGGACGACGACACCTTCCGCGCCGCCCTGCAGGAGCGGTTCGGGCAGCGGCTCGGACCGTTCGGTCGAATCGGCGCGCGTCGGGCCTACCCGCTCGCGCTCACGCGAGTCGACGAGCACGTGCGGTCTCGCCTCGCGCTCATCGGCAACGCGGCCCACACGGTGCACCCCGTCGCGGGCCAGGGCTTCAACCTGGGCCTGCGCGACGTCGCCGCGCTCGCCGAGTTGCTGCTCGAGGCGCACGTTTCCGGCCGGGATCCGGGCGAGCTGGCGCTCCTCGAGCGCTACGCCGCATGGCGGCGCCGAGACAACCGGGTCACGGCCGGGTTCACGCACTCGCTTATCCGGCTTTTCTCCAACGATTACCTTCCGATCGCGCTCGCGCGCAACGCCGCGCTGGTGGCGATCGATCTCCTGCCGGCGATCAAACGCAGGCTCATCCGCGTGACGAGCGGGCAATCGGGGCGGCTCCCGCGTCTCGCGCTGGGCCTACCGCTTACCGGGGCGGACGATGGCGGGCGCTAG